A stretch of the Uranotaenia lowii strain MFRU-FL chromosome 3, ASM2978415v1, whole genome shotgun sequence genome encodes the following:
- the LOC129751460 gene encoding uncharacterized protein LOC129751460 — protein MQKLFTRYIHFEVTAFGVLILMRSIIMVHKVLTDPDLDAMMNYFWEFTSDFRWLREVIVPCELLYVTAVLLLFYGIRSKDERFFFALMVAVFVDFGVKVFGQINAIWMSESEKLWTWPIFLDPMQLVSQVYELIHWSLTIILLSRIYSTGRNARNQFVRFRVKEDEMKLID, from the exons ATGCAGAAACTGTTCACACGTTACATACACTTTGAAGTCACTGCCTTCGGAGTTTTAATTCTCATGAGATCGATCATCATGGTGCATAAAGTTTTAACGGATCCAGACCTAGACGCCATGATGAACTATTTTTGGGAGTTCA CTAGTGACTTCCGGTGGCTTCGAGAGGTCATCGTTCCCTGTGAGCTTTTGTACGTCACGGCAGTGCTGTTGCTTTTCTATGGAATACGAAGTAAGG atgaacgattCTTCTTCGCACTCATGGTGGCCGTATTTGTCGATTTTGGAGTGAAAGTTTTTGGGCAAATAAATGCTATATGGATGTCCGAATCCGAAAAGCTCTGGACGTGGCCAATTTTTTTGGATCCAATGCAGCTGGTGTCTCAAGtgt ATGAGCTTATTCACTGGAGCTTGACGATAATTTTACTCAGCCGAATATACTCCACGGGAAGGAACGCTCGAAACCAGTTTGTGCGGTTCCGAGTAAAGGAAGATGAGATGAAGCTTATAGATTGA